A DNA window from Hydra vulgaris chromosome 13, alternate assembly HydraT2T_AEP contains the following coding sequences:
- the LOC136090385 gene encoding uncharacterized protein LOC136090385, with product MPGNSGYYTNNKKTCPESVRFIEKEKFPKTLLMWIAISDRGMSEPLFRTSKAVAINSSIYINECLEKRLFPIIHKYHGDFNYLFWPDLASSHYYKDSLNWMDQYVYYVYKDSNPPNVPQARPIENFWGHLAQKVYEGDWQASTEQVLTDRIKLKLQEIDLNFLQSHMIGIRAKLRSIVDGGVFSYKK from the coding sequence ATGCCTGGAAATTCTGGATACTACacaaacaacaaaaagacaTGCCCAGAAAGTGTTCgttttatagaaaaagagaAATTTCCAAAAACATTATTGATGTGGATAGCCATATCTGACCGTGGTATGTCCGAGCCGTTGTTTCGCACTTCCAAGGCTGTAGCGATCAATTCATCaatctatattaatgaatgttTAGAAAAACGACTTTTTCCAATTATTCACAAGTATCATGGAGactttaactatttattttggcCAGATTTAGCAAGTTCTCATTATTATAAAGATTCTCTAAATTGGATGGACCAATATGTCTATTACGTTTATAAAGATTCCAATCCCCCAAATGTGCCTCAAGCACGaccaattgaaaatttttgggGACATTTGGCACAGAAGGTTTACGAGGGAGATTGGCAAGCTTCAACAGAGCAAGTTTTGACTGATCGCATTAAACTAAAACTACAAGAAattgatttaaactttttacagtCGCATATGATAGGCATCAGAGCAAAATTGAGATCAATTGTAGATGGTGgtgttttttcatataaaaaataa
- the LOC136090386 gene encoding A disintegrin and metalloproteinase with thrombospondin motifs adt-1-like — translation MLELQSGAKRDLTTTMIEIDLKVAISQDLKPEKQINKAALIANKFLGLLKNTFISQDPALWKKLYTTYQTLYHIGQIGAVGQIVVSPEVVELRIEQGCQTLYHIGQIGAVGQIVVSLVVVELRLERGYVMVHWSDWGTWSNCTVTCGIGIMNRTRMRFSIIDICVGNTTDKIDCYSNQTCTDWGSWSNCTVTCGVGIMNRARMCLGTFDLCGGNTTDIAECFNNQSCTANTISYWSDWSIWSNCSVSCGGGTKSRTRICLDPFKSCVGNTTDITDCYSNLTCADLPDILTSKMALFAGDTTIYSCHDKKPTLSDHLERAFEFEQDLTSATAWGSQWLVNLNKIQHFSANFYHNILDLPIFINANSMLSWSDWGNWSNCTVTCGIGFMNRTRMCLGLIDVCVGNTTDITNCSSNQTCTANPRSYWSDWSSWLNCSVSCGGGTKNRTRTCLDPVKSCVGNTIAISKSSWSDWGSWSNFSVSFGVGIMNRTRICFGTVDLCFKKKTTTITDCYKNLTCTANPITYWSDWSIWSYCSVSCGSGTMNRTRMCLVTVESCVGNTTDVTDCYSNQTCAANSISNWSDWSSWSDCNVSCGNGTKNRTKTCLDTVKSCVGNITDISDCYSNLTCAD, via the exons ATGCTAGAATTACAATCAGGCGCAAAAAGAGATCTAACAACAACGATGATAGAAATAGACCTTAAGGTTGCAATAAGTCAAGATCTTAAGCCagaaaaacaaatcaataaagCTGCATTGATTGCAAATAAATTTCTTGGactgttaaaaaatacatttatatcgCAAGATCCAGCACTATGGAAAAAACTCTATACAACATAT CAAACACTTTATCATATTGGTCAGATTGGAGCAGTTGGTCAAATTGTAGTGTCTCCTGAAGTGGTGGAACTAAGAATAGAACAAGGATGT CAAACACTATATCATATTGGTCAGATTGGAGCAGTTGGTCAAATTGTAGTGTCTCTTGTGGTGGTGGAACTAAGATTAGAACGAGGATATGTCATGGTCCA ttGGTCAGATTGGGGAACTTGGTCTAATTGTACTGTTACTTGTGGTATTGGAATTATGAATAGAACAAGGATGCGCTTTAGTATAATTGATATATGTGTAGGCAACACTACTGATAAAATTGATTGTTATAGTAATCAAACATGTACAG ATTGGGGCAGCTGGTCTAATTGCACTGTTACTTGTGGTGTTGGAATTATGAATAGGGCAAGAATGTGCCTGGGTACATTTGATTTATGTGGCGGAAACACTACTGATATAGCTGAGTGCTTCAATAATCAATCATGTACAG CAAACACTATATCATATTGGTCAGATTGGAGCATTTGGTCAAATTGTAGTGTTTCCTGTGGTGGTGGAACTAAGAGTAGAACAAGGATTTGTCTTGATCCATTTAAATCATGTGTTGGGAACACTACTGATATTACTGATTGTTACAGCAATTTAACTTGTGCag atctTCCGGATATTCTCACTTCTAAGATGGCATTGTTTGCTGgtgatactactatttattcttgtcacgataagaagccaacactctctgatcaCTTGGAGAGGGCATTTGAGTTTGAACAGGATCtaacttctgctacagcatgggggtcacaatggctggtgaaccttaataaaattcaacatttTTCAGCCAATTTTTATCACAATATTTTAGATcttccaatatttataaatg CAAACTCTATGTTAAGTTGGTCAGATTGGGGCAACTGGTCTAATTGCACTGTTACTTGTGGTATTGGATTTATGAATAGAACAAGAATGTGCCTTGGTTTAATTGATGTATGTGTAGGAAATACTACTGATATAACTAATTGTTCCAGTAATCAAACATGTACAG CAAACCCTAGATCATATTGGTCAGATTGGAGTAGTTGGTTAAATTGTAGTGTCTCCTGTGGTGGTGGAACTAAGAATAGAACAAGGACGTGTCTTGACCCAGTTAAATCATGCGTAGGGAACACTATTG caatctcAAAGTCAAGTTGGTCAGATTGGGGCAGCTGGTCTAATTTCAGTGTTTCTTTTGGTGTTGGAATAATGAATAGAACAAGGATTTGCTTTGGTacagttgatttatgttttaaaaaaaaaactactactattactgattgttataaaaatcttaCATGTACAG CAAACCCTATAACATATTGGTCAGATTGGAGCATTTGGTCTTATTGTAGTGTCTCTTGTGGTAGTGGAACTATGAATAGAACAAGGATGTGCCTTGTTACAGTAGAATCATGTGTAGGAAACACTACTGATGTTACTGATTGTTACAGTAATCAAACTTGTGCTG CAAATTCTATATCTAATTGGTCAGATTGGAGCAGTTGGTCTGATTGTAATGTTTCTTGTGGTAATGGAActaaaaatagaacaaaaacaTGCCTTGATACAGTAAAATCATGTGTAGGAAATATTACTGATATATCTGATTGTTACAGTAATTTGACTTGTGCAG attaa